A region from the Phycisphaerales bacterium genome encodes:
- a CDS encoding TlpA family protein disulfide reductase, translated as MNARPSSPFRRPLRLALAACAVGLALTSPLLAAPPTDDQVENAVKVFRAAERGEKTSDVVARALEGIDLSEASGVQLEKLAFANSGAEDMAQKFRERVVQLAAEPTADGAIAASLAPRLIKRPGRGESRDAYLASMAEAITTAAKHPGLSAALAAGQGGQVFVDAANFSDKSVLAEKGVFSTLTGLVKNDWDPKNYRALTTLAEAVLDDDAKVPAAERTRIRQAAVATLNKAKDDETRPEAERKFLARQVQFFDGAWAKGELLDHAAPPITFTWNNQGKTLHSFGDLRGKIVVVDFWATWCGPCIASFPHLREMVERYKDSPVVVLGVTSLQGRVSYPKNFTGEKTLEGKRDITAQDEIDALAPWTKAMDMTWLVAVSEESCFNPQFGVRGIPSMAIIDASGTVRHAGMHPSNPGITDKIDALLKDMGEKVPTAPAKDEKDDKAEGHSN; from the coding sequence ATGAACGCTCGTCCGTCGTCGCCGTTCCGCCGTCCGCTTCGCCTCGCCCTTGCGGCCTGTGCCGTCGGGCTGGCGCTGACCTCGCCACTTTTGGCCGCCCCTCCGACCGACGACCAGGTCGAGAACGCCGTCAAAGTCTTCCGCGCGGCCGAGCGCGGCGAGAAGACCAGCGACGTCGTCGCCCGCGCCCTTGAAGGCATCGACCTCTCCGAGGCGAGCGGCGTTCAACTCGAGAAACTCGCCTTCGCGAACTCGGGCGCCGAGGACATGGCCCAGAAGTTCCGCGAGCGCGTCGTGCAACTCGCCGCCGAGCCGACCGCCGATGGCGCTATCGCCGCGAGCCTCGCCCCGCGCCTCATCAAACGCCCAGGTCGTGGCGAGTCGCGCGACGCCTACCTCGCCTCCATGGCCGAGGCCATCACCACCGCCGCGAAGCACCCGGGCCTCTCCGCCGCGCTCGCCGCCGGCCAGGGTGGACAGGTCTTCGTCGATGCCGCCAACTTCTCCGACAAGAGCGTCCTCGCCGAGAAGGGCGTCTTCTCTACGCTCACGGGCCTCGTCAAGAACGACTGGGATCCCAAGAACTACCGCGCGCTGACGACACTCGCCGAGGCCGTCCTCGATGACGACGCCAAGGTCCCCGCCGCCGAGCGCACCCGCATCCGCCAAGCCGCGGTCGCCACGCTCAACAAGGCCAAGGACGACGAGACCCGTCCCGAGGCGGAACGCAAGTTCCTCGCCCGCCAGGTCCAGTTCTTCGACGGAGCCTGGGCCAAGGGCGAACTCCTGGACCACGCCGCCCCGCCCATCACCTTCACCTGGAACAACCAGGGCAAGACGCTCCACTCCTTCGGCGACCTCCGCGGCAAGATCGTCGTCGTCGACTTCTGGGCTACCTGGTGCGGGCCGTGCATCGCCTCATTCCCCCACCTCCGCGAGATGGTGGAACGCTACAAGGACAGCCCCGTCGTCGTCCTGGGCGTCACAAGCCTGCAGGGCCGCGTCTCGTATCCCAAGAACTTCACCGGTGAGAAGACCCTCGAAGGAAAGCGTGATATCACCGCCCAGGATGAGATCGACGCCCTCGCCCCCTGGACCAAGGCGATGGACATGACCTGGCTCGTCGCCGTCAGCGAGGAGTCCTGCTTCAACCCGCAGTTCGGCGTCCGCGGCATCCCCAGCATGGCGATCATCGACGCCAGCGGGACCGTCCGCCACGCCGGCATGCACCCCTCCAACCCCGGCATCACCGACAAGATCGACGCCCTCCTCAAGGACATGGGCGAGAAGGTTCCAACGGCCCCCGCAAAGGACGAGAAGGACGACAAGGCCGAGGGCCACTCGAACTGA